A single window of Equus asinus isolate D_3611 breed Donkey unplaced genomic scaffold, EquAss-T2T_v2 contig_89, whole genome shotgun sequence DNA harbors:
- the LOC106836995 gene encoding serine/threonine-protein phosphatase 2A regulatory subunit B'' subunit beta-like isoform X4 yields MCPPQPVERAPPGPAPTAPGQRRTECAEPSHPNRPAGRSCRPEPSGPSQAQPREQEPERGAWPGPWRPTRADMRLHEPSLCQDPSLRQELASLARGCDFMLPSRFKKRLKAFQQVQVQTKEEPLPPASSQSIPTFYFPRGRPQGTVNVDAVIAKIERTFAQFPHERATMEDMGKVAKVTTTSKVTCIICGDPLYT; encoded by the exons atgtgccctcctcagcctgtgGAACGCGCGccgcctgggccggcccccacagcgcCTGGCCAGCGACGCACGGAGTGCGCTGAGCCCAGCCACCCCAACCGTCCTGCCGGGCGCAGCTGCCGCCCCGAGCCCAgcggccccagccaggcccagccccgagAGCAAGAGCCAGAGCGAGGTGCCTGGCCCGGGCCCTGGCGGCCCACGCGAGCCGACATGCGGCTCCACGAGCCGTCGCTGTGCCAggaccccagcctgaggcaggagctggcctcaCTGGCCCGCGGCTGCGACTTCATGCTGCCCTCCCGCTTCAAGAAGAGGCTCAAGGCCTTCCAGCAGGTCCAG GTCCAGACAAAGGAGGAgcccctgccaccagccagcagccagagcatCCCCACCTTCTACTTCCCCCGAGGCCGTCCGCAGGGGACAGTGAACGTCGATGCCGTCATCGCCAAGATTGAGCGGACCTTCGCCCAGTTTCCGCACGAGAGAGCCACCATGGAGGACATGGGCAAGGTGGCCAAG
- the LOC106836995 gene encoding serine/threonine-protein phosphatase 2A regulatory subunit B'' subunit beta-like isoform X5, which produces MCPPQPVERAPPGPAPTAPGQRRTECAEPSHPNRPAGRSCRPEPSGPSQAQPREQEPERGAWPGPWRPTRADMRLHEPSLCQDPSLRQELASLARGCDFMLPSRFKKRLKAFQQVQVQTKEEPLPPASSQSIPTFYFPRGRPQGTVNVDAVIAKIERTFAQFPHERATMEDMGKVAKSERIHGRLAHLCGPSC; this is translated from the exons atgtgccctcctcagcctgtgGAACGCGCGccgcctgggccggcccccacagcgcCTGGCCAGCGACGCACGGAGTGCGCTGAGCCCAGCCACCCCAACCGTCCTGCCGGGCGCAGCTGCCGCCCCGAGCCCAgcggccccagccaggcccagccccgagAGCAAGAGCCAGAGCGAGGTGCCTGGCCCGGGCCCTGGCGGCCCACGCGAGCCGACATGCGGCTCCACGAGCCGTCGCTGTGCCAggaccccagcctgaggcaggagctggcctcaCTGGCCCGCGGCTGCGACTTCATGCTGCCCTCCCGCTTCAAGAAGAGGCTCAAGGCCTTCCAGCAGGTCCAG GTCCAGACAAAGGAGGAgcccctgccaccagccagcagccagagcatCCCCACCTTCTACTTCCCCCGAGGCCGTCCGCAGGGGACAGTGAACGTCGATGCCGTCATCGCCAAGATTGAGCGGACCTTCGCCCAGTTTCCGCACGAGAGAGCCACCATGGAGGACATGGGCAAGGTGGCCAAG
- the LOC106836995 gene encoding serine/threonine-protein phosphatase 2A regulatory subunit B'' subunit beta-like isoform X6: MCPPQPVERAPPGPAPTAPGQRRTECAEPSHPNRPAGRSCRPEPSGPSQAQPREQEPERGAWPGPWRPTRADMRLHEPSLCQDPSLRQELASLARGCDFMLPSRFKKRLKAFQQVQVQTKEEPLPPASSQSIPTFYFPRGRPQGTVNVDAVIAKIERTFAQFPHERATMEDMGKVAKLWILFVLSQ, translated from the exons atgtgccctcctcagcctgtgGAACGCGCGccgcctgggccggcccccacagcgcCTGGCCAGCGACGCACGGAGTGCGCTGAGCCCAGCCACCCCAACCGTCCTGCCGGGCGCAGCTGCCGCCCCGAGCCCAgcggccccagccaggcccagccccgagAGCAAGAGCCAGAGCGAGGTGCCTGGCCCGGGCCCTGGCGGCCCACGCGAGCCGACATGCGGCTCCACGAGCCGTCGCTGTGCCAggaccccagcctgaggcaggagctggcctcaCTGGCCCGCGGCTGCGACTTCATGCTGCCCTCCCGCTTCAAGAAGAGGCTCAAGGCCTTCCAGCAGGTCCAG GTCCAGACAAAGGAGGAgcccctgccaccagccagcagccagagcatCCCCACCTTCTACTTCCCCCGAGGCCGTCCGCAGGGGACAGTGAACGTCGATGCCGTCATCGCCAAGATTGAGCGGACCTTCGCCCAGTTTCCGCACGAGAGAGCCACCATGGAGGACATGGGCAAGGTGGCCAAG